Part of the Vigna angularis cultivar LongXiaoDou No.4 chromosome 1, ASM1680809v1, whole genome shotgun sequence genome, tcagtattttttttcttttttacttttctaacaataattcaacatttaaaatatttttgtcactttttttacttttctaacaattattcatcatttaaaatatttttgtcaagaACTGTTTTTAACATatgtaacatatttttttctaatatatttcattattattactatttttatttcctttattattatattttattatttttggttattacatttcataatataacataattGAAATATAGTTGACTATGATTATGTTATTATATCACATAAATATACTAACCATATAAATGTAAGgtgaaaattaactaaattttcaatttttgtaagTTTTGTTAAAATCATTTGTGATcagcaaaaataaataacatattcaCTCGTTTTTCAATTTGCTATAGTAGTAAATCAGCTTAAATAAGCAAAGACTTATTTCggaaatatttttctaaaaaacaaattcaacataATTATTCTAGAAATGACGTGGATTTTTCAATCCGAAACTCTAATTGAATACTCCTGGAAAGATCTTTCCAGAACGTTAAATTATCTTCCAAAAACATGAATCCGAAAATACATTTCGTACCTCCAACACCTATTCTGGATcactttttttcaattatatttccaaaatattttcctttattgAATATACTAATCACGACCTTCTTTGACTTTGACAAATCACCAAACCTCCACCAACGTTTGTCTGAGAAATCTTTCCCCGTTGCAGCAACCATCACAAACTACTGTCTTCACGAAGcagaatattttcaaataaaacacGTAAGGGAAAAATTAGAATTCCAAAAGCTTAGAGAGTACAGGTAGAAATTAAAGGGGTGCACGAAGCAATCGCGCAACTACTTCAACATGCGCCTATACGAGGATTACTTTCTACACCACtccatatttctttttacaccccacattttttttaaaattccaaaactacctcttatatttctaaaaatccTACATCCTCGATTTTacagatttcaaaatcttttgaagaaaaaatatcttaataaatttttaaatctgttaaaaaaatttcaaatttttaatgaatttcaaaatctattaaagtttttaaaaaatccttcaacaaatttcaaaatttattgaaattttttttcttcaacagatttcaaaattcattttcgAAAtctgttgaagaatttttttaaaacttcaataaattttgaaacttattgaaaaagaaaatttttagaATGTGGGAATGTAGGGAGAGAGGTGGAGAGGTAACCCTCTTGACAAAAATATCAGGGCTGGAGGCAAGGTCATAGCCCGAAGAGGCCCAACGCAAGTATTAAGTTGAGTTTTAAGCAAACCAAGTTGATTTAGGCAAGTGGGCAAGTTCCCTTGTAAAACACAGCCGAATAGTTGCTGAAGCAACTTCCTTCCAACTACAAGCGACCTTAAACTTGAAAGGTAGGTGTATTAAGGTGGCTATCACACAACTAACTGATGTACCTAACGCTGTTTTTTAAAAGTGAGAAGACAACTTTCTACGTCATTACACCCACCCTCATTCCCAATGTCTTATCAATTATATCTCTATGAAAGCATTGCAAACCCAACATAATCTGTGTTTCATTGCATCAGACAATATTTCATAAGCCAATCAAACCACGACATGCAAATTTAATATCTACCGTCACATGCAACCAAACAAAGCCATTTTAAATTTAGACAAgacatactttttttttgttattattctttaatttaaattaataaaagccGGTAGgtaatgttttttatataaaattccAATATCCTGTCTATTTGGTAATGCATATCCTGAATTGAAAAGTGGAAATTTGAATTAACAGAAGAAATTACAATTTTGAGAGGCATAAAATGGAAAGGGAAAATtcaaaaaagaattatttttacaGGCCCCAGCCAggaagaaataaacaaaaatgtagGAATGGAAAAAGGATGATAAATACCCAGAGGGATGGCGAAACAATGGTGACTAACATGATTCTGAGCAGCTTTCTTATGGCGAAAGAAGTAGTTACGTTACGTTGATGAAGCATTATTCCCTGACCCAGAAGAAGAGTGATTCTTACAATACTGAACACTGCTCTCGTCCATTCTTTCCACCACATAATGCCCCAAATTCTCACTTGCCTCCAACAAATTCTCACTGCATAGAAACTCACTCCCACAAACCTTTTCCACTTCCCCGGAGAAGTCATGCACAAACACATGAGTCTTAGGGTTCCCACCCTTTTTGCTCCTCGCCAGAACACCAGCGGTGAAGATCGCCGACATCCTTCCAGGGGCGTCGGGCCAGTCCCCACGTGGCCCGTCCACCAATATGATATCCCAGTCAACCTCGTACACGTGGTTGGGAAGGTCGTTGAGTCCCAGTTTGCAGTCTGAAAACAGAAGATTCTGCACTGGCTTGCACTCGTTGGCTACCCGTTCTTTAGCAGAGGCTATGAGCTCCTTCATCTCGCTTCTCTTGGTGGTGTATTGCACGTCGTAGGCGTCGATTTCTGGGTGCAGTTCTTCGTAATATGCAGCGTAATAACGGTTTTCGTCGATGAACACGGTTCTGCCGTAGTGGTTGAGGGCTTTCCAGAGAAGGGTTTCGGATGTGAGACCGAAGATGAGTAAGTTGCACGGGGACGAGCACTTGCGGAGCACGTCAGAGATGGGTTTGAGGTCTGAATGTGGCATGCGGTTGGTGTCGTTGGATTTTGAGGCGTAGTGGAGAAGAGTGTTGATCACGGTGGCGGGCAAAGGAGCAGTTCCGAGACCAGAAACTGGGGCACTGGAAGAAGCAATGACCGAAGAAGTTGCGGTGGTGATGAAGGTGGATTCTCTGGTGTAAATGAGAGTGACGAGGAAAGCGAGGGTGAGGATTGATATAAAGGCTAGGAGCCATAAGCGATTGGAGCTTCCTTGTTTTTGGATATAAGGGTGGAGAAGGATGAATTTGGTGTTGGTGTTTGTGTTCTTCATGACGATGGTTTGGAAGCTCTCTCCTTTTTGTGTCTGGTGTGAGAGATTCTGTGGGCTGGGAGAGAATTGGGGAAGAAGGCTTGAATTTAAAGAAGTATTGGAATAGCATAAGAGATAGTTGAAGCAATGTGTAGGGGTGGAAACGTTGAGGGTGACCTGAATTAGTACCTTACATTACACATTGACCCTCCTACAAGCCTATAGACTAGAACTGAAAATAACGTTAATGAGAACGATTTGGttcaattttgttatatttggtCCATCATTCATGATGTGGTTGGTTGTTATTTGTttcattgattaattaataaattcCTAATAGAGATAGTTTAGTTTGTGAGGAAGGTTTTGATGCAGAGGCAAAAGAGGGTTAGAGGTGTGAAGATGCAGAATGTACTGGGTTGGAGTGGTTGGAGCTAAGATGAAAGAAGCTATAGACAATAGCCGTAGCGACCCAGTAACTAATTACAAGCCAGAGGTCGCTTTTCCTTGTTGATTTAAGATTTTGTTCCTACGTAACCACCCTTTACAATATTGGTAATTTCTTAGAAAAATAGCTACCCCTGAAGGAGACAACGTACCTGCAACGATTCAATTGGTCCCCGTGAAACACATGTGATTACCAGCTTTGTAGTTTGCACTAGTTCGTATACTACTGCTACAGAcgatttcaaaatataataaggCCTCGTCATTTGTTTTCTGAGACATGTTTTTCAACCTGCTATCTCCTTAGTCAAAATGTGAGTATCAATTACCATAGAAAACGCGTTAACCACTACTCAAATAACTTGCAAATTATTCACTCAAGTAGCTTTTCCTGATTTTGTAGCTTTCTTTTTGTTATGAATACCAGATTTTCTTTCATacttatatatagatatagacaATATTATAGCAGCCAGAAAGTCCTTTCAACTATTTTCCAGAACTTGTCtagcattttaaaaaaaatatgatcaaaATCTTAGAACTTTTGTTAAGAAAATCCGTAATTTGATAATGAATGCAACTAATAAGAACATATAATGTGTCATTAAATAACTCTAGACAAGAgaacaaattaaatatgttttggtAAATGTAAAATTAGtgaatttaataactttttattttatggagTTTGAATtactcaatttaatttttataaaacatattaatttttattttagtttctgtaaaatgtttttctttgtttttaattcttccaaattttaaatcattgtttttagtctctaacctttattttacatatataaaacatttattttataatttttttagtaactttgaataatttttttttcagaacaAATAATTAATCAGTATCATATAATATCAAGAATAGAGATGATGATTTCAATTTTGCAAGGATAAAAACAGAAAgtattttacaaaatcaaaattaaaagtcactcaaaaattaaaaatatatttgatcaGTCCTAAACTGCAGCAGTGAGTTTTAGTTGGGCCAAAACATGAAATGGATCGATCAGTACATAAATAACACTCGGGACAAGAGTTCGAAATTGACAAGCTCGTCCTCAATAACTCTATTTGACTCATACCCTACTTCCtatatatagaagaaaaaagTCAGGACATGGCGTGGGAACATCCTATTGTGTGAtcagatattcaaaagaaaCAGTGTCCTATTTTTGAAACATTTAGTGATAATGTGCTCTGTTTCAGAAATGGAAGTGATGACCTGACACTTGCTAAGCCTTTAATCAAAGtgcttattctctttttcttaaaaagagaAACTTGTTTGCATGACAAATATTTGTGAAAATGCCTTTGGCCTAACTGATCATTATGGCATACCCTTTGGTGCATGAAATTAACAGTGACATGATATTGGTGGGGTGTGTACCCTGTTTTGACTCAAGTAGTTAACTGGGGTGGCCATTCAAACTGTgggggaagaagagaaaaggagagaAACAAGAAGGGACCTCCACGTGATACAAAAGGTTGTCACATATTTTAAGCTCGTCCAACTATGGATTGCACTGATTGGCATTCtgaaacattaaaaaaacattcattCTTTCAGAAACCTACAGTTGCTTACTTTTTATAGCTCTTCAAAGTCGACGAGAATACTTCTCAAATTCAAGTCGATGACAATACTTCGCCATTAGGGAGTGAGTGTGGATTTCCCAAGTTGTGGCTTGAGACTGCCATCAATGGTttggaatattttaatatggATGTGTTTTGCATGAAATAGATTTCAATTCCTTTGAAGAAGTTGAAGGTAAGGAACAAAGATTCATGTGTCACATCTCAAATCTCAAATGTGATAtactttagtttttaatttaattactgtttaagagataattaaattgtatttgaATTTTGACAATAGagagttataaaaataaattatatttaaatatattattttataatctagatatttttaatacttacaaaaggagaaaaatatgATATGACTATCACCATTATTGTtgcaaattcaattttatagaTACCCCAGCCTTTGTTGACATTCAAAACTCATAATATACTTCGATCCTTCTGTAATTTACCAATGTATTTTCGGAAAACCTTAGACTTAAgatatatattatcaatttaacAGTCTAATTAAATCATCATTGATATATACTGCAAGTTGTCGTATTCTCATAATTGATAGGAAAACACGGACGCGGAGGGAGGAATGCTCTTGGAGGAGTGCACGgtttagagagaaagagaggaacGAGAGTGAGAGAGAACGTCAAATTAGAGATAGCGAGAGGatgaaaatgtgaaaaattaatGAGAGGAAGAGATATTAGGACTGATTTCTAAAACTTAGTCATAATACATCAAAAAACTACACCTTATGACAGATGTTGATATCTACATA contains:
- the LOC108336146 gene encoding protein IRX15-LIKE, whose translation is MKNTNTNTKFILLHPYIQKQGSSNRLWLLAFISILTLAFLVTLIYTRESTFITTATSSVIASSSAPVSGLGTAPLPATVINTLLHYASKSNDTNRMPHSDLKPISDVLRKCSSPCNLLIFGLTSETLLWKALNHYGRTVFIDENRYYAAYYEELHPEIDAYDVQYTTKRSEMKELIASAKERVANECKPVQNLLFSDCKLGLNDLPNHVYEVDWDIILVDGPRGDWPDAPGRMSAIFTAGVLARSKKGGNPKTHVFVHDFSGEVEKVCGSEFLCSENLLEASENLGHYVVERMDESSVQYCKNHSSSGSGNNASST